A region of Solanum dulcamara chromosome 7, daSolDulc1.2, whole genome shotgun sequence DNA encodes the following proteins:
- the LOC129895781 gene encoding uncharacterized protein LOC129895781 gives MWLNSNSIDNEEIALLKEEEEETLSLGDMPNNNEENQTTKKFPLGTESVTTQDQEFDFFQGQILPLSDCHDIGITGGATCKKTSLTDYSSLQIRIGSMEHCHHPIGIKNSSINSSTTNSRCSSYEPQIRNQFHSQPSPTPQIRFSKITNINSCNRKSTMWSLFRVGLVITPEIALQDLKIRRNKNSNISQNNNSNSSSNDNRMRSIQRKRAFLGSCKCSVETVPSKLVTINRGSTNRKRVEQPGAQSILCIPIVNITSSTFEGSKAET, from the exons ATGTGGTTGAACTCTAATTCTATTGATAATGAAGAGATAGCTCTTCtcaaagaagaggaagaagaaacaTTATCACTTGGTGATATGCCTAACAATAATGAAGAGAACCAAACAACAAAGAAATTTCCTCTTGGAACTGAAAGTGTAACAACACAAGATCAAGAGTTTGATTTCTTCCAAGGCCAAATTTTACCTCTAAGTGATTGCCATGACATCGGCATAACGGGCGGAGCTACATGCAAGAAAACGAGTTTAACTGACTACTCTTCCTTGCAAATAAG GATAGGGTCCATGGAACATTGTCACCATCCAATTGGGATTAAAAATTCAAGTATTAATTCTTCCACTACAAATTCTCGATGTTCCTCGTACGAGCCTCAGATTCGAAACCAATTTCATTCCCAACCAAGTCCGACACCCCAGATTCGATTTTCAAAGATTACAAACATCAATAGTTGCAATCGAAAATCGACTATGTGGAGCCTTTTTCGTGTTGGGCTAGTGATAACGCCAGAAATTGCATTACAAGATCTTAAAATTAGACGCAACAAGAATTCCAACATTAGCCAAAATAATAACAGCAATAGTAGCAGCAATGACAATAGAATGAGGTCTATTCAAAGGAAAAGGGCATTTCTGGGAAGCTGCAAATGTTCTGTTGAAACAGTTCCGTCAAAACTTGTTACCATAAACAGAGGCAGCACCAATCGTAAAAGGGTAGAACAGCCAGGTGCACAAAGCATTCTATGTATACCAATTGTAAATATCACGTCATCAACATTTGAAGGGTCAAAGGCAGAAACATAA